ACCATTAAATTCGAATCCTAAACGACGACGGACTGACTCAATAGCAAATGCATATTTTTCAGAATCTTCTTTAGTAAGATCTGCTATTTGTTCTCGTAGAAGGTTGATGTGTTTCACATACCCATTGTACAAGCCAACATGCACTTCTAATTGTTTTTCTGAGATCCCTTCCATTTCTGGGAAATTAAATGTTTGAGTTTCGTATGCGTGCATATAAGTATAACTAAGTGCTAATTGCACGCATCATACCACGCACTTCTTGATACACCATCATAGAACGGATGAGCGCAGTGACCTCATCCCTCGTCTTTTATTAAGTTTTTTTGTGCACACGTATATATTGCAAATGTGCTGATGCATCAGTACATTTAGTTCATGGCGCTTGTATCGAAAAAAGTTTTTTCTGCAGAAACGCGAAAACGTATTCGCCGGCAATTTATCGAGTTGTTTGCACGACAGAAAACGCGTAAAGATATAGCTACTGTTCTTGACCAACTTTTGACCGACACCGAGCGCTTGATGCTGGCAAAACGCATTGTGCTTATACTTATGCTACAAAACAAAAGTTCGTACTACGAGATACGTGAAGCACTTGGCGTCAGTACCGACACGTCTGCACGATGGCATGCATTACTTGAGGAAGGCGAGCTCGATGCGATTGTTAAAACACTCAAGCAGAAAAAAGCTCGCGAACACTTGCTCGATACGGTAGAAATTATTTTGCGCAGTGGTATGCCACCTATTGCAGGAAGAAATCGGTACTCACGGACATTTCAACTTATAGCTGAAGTAAAGCAGGAGAAGCGTTGGTAATAACATGCTGATGCATCAGTACATTCGGGAATATAGGAAAAAAATTACCGTTGCACTTATCGGTGTACTTTTTGTGGGCGTAGTGAGTATTTGGTATCCGATTCTTAGCACCGAAAGCAAAAGAATTCTGACTGTTTCATTTCTTGATGTGGGGCAGGGTGATGCTATTTTTATTGAAACTCCAAGTGGGCGGCAAATTCTGGTTGATGGAGGAAAAGATAATAGAGTATTGCATCAACTCAATGACGCTATGCCATTTTGGGATAGGTCGATTGATGTTGTTGTTGCGACACATCCTGATGCCGACCACATAGGCGGACTAATAGAAGTACTTAAACGTTACCGTGTTGATACGTTTGTTCACTCAGGTGTGGCACACGATACAGAAGAGAATACGGCACTGGCATCTTTGGTTGCCGAAAAAGATGTCCGCTCTGTTCTTGCAAAGAGAGGTCAAGTTTACGATTTCGGAGACGGAACTACTATTACCATATTGTTTCCTGACAGACCGGTAAGTGCTCTTGAATCAAATGCAGCATCTATTATTGCACAGGTCACCTTTGGCAAGCATTCGTTCCTGCTTACGGGGGACTCCCCAAAAATGATAGAAGAGTACCTACTTTCTTTAGGAGGCGATCAATTGCAGAGTACTGTACTTAAAGTAGGGCACCATGGTTCCAAGACATCAAGTTCTCCTCTGTTTGTTGGGTTTGTAGCACCAGAGTATGCGGTGCTGTCCCGTGGCTGTGATAATAGGTACGGACATCCGCATGAAGAAGTTATAGCTGTATTGAATAGTTTTGAGATTGCCACATTCGATACCTGTGATGATGGACGAGTTACGTTTACCAGTAACGGGCAGATCCTACAGATCAAGTGATTTGACAAATTGTACTTTCGTGCAATAATCTTTCTGTCTGAACAAGGAGAAGCAGATGAAAGTTCTTTTTTTCGTTATCGGTATGCTTTTGAGCATCTCAACAGTGTTTGCTGAGGAGTTTGGGTGGGTAGAAACAGCC
This genomic stretch from Candidatus Kaiserbacteria bacterium harbors:
- a CDS encoding MBL fold metallo-hydrolase, which gives rise to MHQYIREYRKKITVALIGVLFVGVVSIWYPILSTESKRILTVSFLDVGQGDAIFIETPSGRQILVDGGKDNRVLHQLNDAMPFWDRSIDVVVATHPDADHIGGLIEVLKRYRVDTFVHSGVAHDTEENTALASLVAEKDVRSVLAKRGQVYDFGDGTTITILFPDRPVSALESNAASIIAQVTFGKHSFLLTGDSPKMIEEYLLSLGGDQLQSTVLKVGHHGSKTSSSPLFVGFVAPEYAVLSRGCDNRYGHPHEEVIAVLNSFEIATFDTCDDGRVTFTSNGQILQIK